A genomic window from Micromonospora violae includes:
- a CDS encoding SigE family RNA polymerase sigma factor codes for MDEDERARLAEFVGSRTPALMRVAYLLTGDRNAAEDLFQSALARTIPKWGTIRHADPEGYLRAVMYREQISWWRRLRRWRETPLKPADEPVGGDPSGCTDVRLAMRAALRHLPPTQRAVVVLRYYEDLPEARVAELLGCSVGTVRSRTHRAVRRLRDLLPDIDMLEVRR; via the coding sequence GTGGACGAGGACGAACGCGCACGGCTGGCCGAGTTCGTCGGCAGCCGGACACCGGCGCTGATGCGGGTCGCGTACCTGTTGACCGGGGACCGCAACGCCGCCGAGGACCTGTTCCAGTCGGCGTTGGCGCGGACCATCCCGAAGTGGGGAACCATTCGGCACGCCGATCCCGAGGGCTATCTGCGGGCGGTGATGTACCGCGAGCAGATCAGCTGGTGGCGGCGACTTCGCCGATGGCGGGAGACACCGCTCAAGCCGGCGGACGAACCGGTCGGCGGCGACCCGAGCGGCTGCACCGACGTACGGCTGGCGATGCGTGCCGCGCTCCGTCACCTGCCACCGACGCAGCGGGCGGTGGTGGTCCTTCGCTACTACGAGGACCTGCCCGAAGCCCGGGTGGCCGAGTTGCTGGGCTGCTCGGTCGGCACCGTACGCAGCCGTACCCACCGAGCGGTACGGCGACTGCGCGACCTGCTGCCGGACATCGACATGCTGGAGGTACGGCGATGA
- a CDS encoding ArsR/SmtB family transcription factor: protein MSKQELPVVDLVAVACCPPLAVRPMDAAQAAMVAPLFKALGDPIRLRLMSMIASVPEMCVCDLTPAFDLSGPTISHHLKVLREAGLVDSERRGTWVWYRVKPEAFRQLGALLDISAAPAATSTA, encoded by the coding sequence ATGTCGAAACAAGAGCTGCCGGTAGTGGACCTCGTGGCGGTCGCCTGCTGCCCCCCGCTCGCGGTCCGCCCCATGGACGCCGCGCAGGCCGCGATGGTCGCACCGCTGTTCAAGGCCCTCGGGGATCCGATCCGGCTACGACTGATGTCGATGATCGCCTCGGTGCCGGAGATGTGCGTCTGCGACCTGACCCCGGCGTTCGACCTGTCCGGGCCGACCATCTCCCACCACCTCAAGGTTCTGCGCGAGGCGGGCCTGGTCGACTCGGAACGGCGCGGCACCTGGGTCTGGTACCGGGTGAAGCCAGAAGCGTTCCGACAACTCGGCGCGCTCCTGGACATCTCCGCCGCCCCGGCCGCCACCAGTACCGCGTGA
- a CDS encoding ArsI/CadI family heavy metal resistance metalloenzyme: MSRVQLALRVSDLEGSVAFYAKLFGVEPAKRRPGYANFAVENPPLKLVLLEGEAGQPTVMDHLGVEVASTADVNAATERLTDSGLITLEENNTECCYALQDKVWVHGPGNEPWEVYTVKADSPQLDKATESGCCTPAADKDPATSGAASSCC, encoded by the coding sequence GTGTCCCGTGTCCAGCTCGCTCTGCGCGTATCCGACCTCGAAGGCTCCGTGGCCTTCTACGCCAAGTTGTTCGGCGTCGAGCCGGCCAAACGCCGCCCCGGCTACGCCAACTTCGCCGTTGAGAATCCGCCGCTCAAGCTCGTGCTCCTGGAGGGTGAGGCCGGCCAGCCCACCGTGATGGACCACCTCGGCGTCGAGGTCGCCAGCACCGCCGACGTCAACGCCGCCACCGAGCGCCTCACCGACTCCGGTCTCATCACGCTGGAAGAGAACAACACCGAGTGCTGCTACGCCCTCCAGGACAAGGTGTGGGTGCACGGCCCCGGCAACGAGCCATGGGAGGTCTACACCGTCAAGGCCGACTCCCCGCAGTTGGACAAGGCGACCGAGAGCGGCTGCTGCACCCCGGCCGCCGACAAGGACCCGGCCACCAGTGGGGCCGCATCGAGCTGCTGCTGA
- the ychF gene encoding redox-regulated ATPase YchF, which yields MSLTIGIVGLPNVGKSTLFNALTKNDVLAANYPFATIEPNVGVVGLPDDRLDKLAEIFSSQKVLPAPVSFVDIAGLVRGASKGQGRGNAFLANIRDASAICQVVRAFSDPNVVHVDGKVSPADDIETINTELILADLQTLDKALPRLEKEAKLRKDRLAAVAAAKAAIEVLDGGTTLYSGAAAAKIELEHLRELHLLTTKPFLYVFNVDEAELANETFLDELRALVAPAEAIFMDAKIESELVDLPEEEARELLESIGQNEPGLNQLVRVGFRTLGLQTYLTAGPKEARAWTVPIGATAPEAAGVIHSDFQRGFIKAEVVSFQDLVEHGSMAAAKAAGKVRIEGKEYVMQDGDVVEFRFNV from the coding sequence GTGAGTCTCACCATCGGCATCGTCGGCCTGCCCAACGTCGGCAAGAGCACGCTTTTCAACGCGTTGACCAAGAACGACGTGCTGGCGGCGAACTACCCGTTCGCCACCATCGAGCCCAACGTCGGCGTGGTCGGGCTGCCCGACGACCGGTTGGACAAGCTGGCCGAGATCTTCTCCTCGCAGAAGGTGCTGCCCGCGCCGGTGTCATTCGTCGACATCGCCGGCCTGGTCCGAGGTGCGTCGAAGGGGCAGGGACGGGGCAACGCCTTCCTGGCCAACATCCGGGACGCCTCGGCGATCTGCCAGGTCGTCCGGGCCTTCTCCGACCCGAACGTGGTGCACGTCGACGGCAAGGTCTCCCCGGCCGACGACATCGAGACGATCAACACCGAGCTGATCCTCGCCGACCTGCAGACCCTGGACAAGGCGCTGCCCCGGCTGGAGAAAGAGGCCAAGCTCCGCAAGGACCGCCTGGCCGCGGTCGCCGCCGCGAAGGCCGCGATCGAGGTGCTCGACGGCGGCACCACCCTCTACTCCGGGGCCGCCGCCGCCAAGATCGAGCTGGAGCACCTGCGCGAGCTGCACCTGCTCACCACCAAGCCCTTCCTGTACGTCTTCAACGTCGACGAGGCCGAGCTGGCCAACGAGACGTTCCTCGACGAACTGCGCGCCCTGGTCGCCCCCGCCGAGGCCATCTTCATGGACGCCAAGATCGAATCTGAGCTGGTGGACCTGCCCGAGGAGGAGGCCCGCGAGCTGCTGGAGTCGATCGGGCAGAACGAGCCCGGCCTCAACCAGCTCGTCCGGGTCGGCTTCCGTACCCTCGGCCTCCAGACGTACCTCACGGCCGGCCCGAAGGAAGCGCGCGCCTGGACCGTCCCGATCGGCGCCACCGCGCCGGAGGCCGCGGGCGTCATCCACAGCGACTTCCAGCGCGGCTTCATCAAGGCCGAGGTGGTCTCCTTCCAAGACCTGGTCGAGCACGGTTCGATGGCGGCGGCCAAGGCGGCGGGCAAGGTCCGCATCGAGGGCAAGGAGTACGTCATGCAGGACGGCGACGTGGTGGAGTTCCGCTTCAACGTCTGA
- a CDS encoding peptidase E: MPASEPTIIATSMGFFRGDRGPYDLRPSPVFELAAELADAGSQPRVCYLGQAVGDQPTSLTAVYGAFADTRFRLSHLALFPMPNVEDVRAHLLAQDVIWVGGGSVANLVAVWRVHGLDEILHECWQAGVVLAGVSAGSICWHVGGATDSFGPRLRGFTDGLAWLPYGNGVHYDSEGQRRPLMHELVGDGTLPTSHCTDDGVGLVYRGTRLVEAIADREGVSAYEVSRGADGSVREAVIAPRLLG; the protein is encoded by the coding sequence ATGCCCGCCAGCGAACCGACCATCATCGCCACCAGCATGGGCTTCTTCCGGGGCGACCGTGGCCCCTACGACCTGCGCCCCAGCCCGGTCTTCGAGCTGGCCGCCGAGTTGGCCGACGCCGGCTCGCAGCCGCGGGTCTGCTACCTCGGGCAGGCCGTCGGTGACCAGCCCACGTCACTGACCGCCGTCTACGGCGCGTTCGCCGACACCCGGTTCCGGCTGTCCCACCTCGCCCTGTTCCCGATGCCGAACGTCGAGGACGTCCGTGCGCACCTGCTCGCCCAGGACGTGATCTGGGTCGGCGGCGGCAGCGTGGCCAACCTGGTCGCGGTGTGGCGGGTGCACGGGCTCGACGAGATCCTGCACGAGTGCTGGCAGGCCGGCGTGGTGCTGGCCGGCGTGTCCGCCGGCTCGATCTGCTGGCATGTCGGCGGCGCCACCGACAGCTTCGGCCCCCGGCTGCGCGGCTTCACCGACGGCCTCGCATGGCTGCCGTACGGCAACGGGGTGCACTACGACAGCGAGGGCCAGCGCCGCCCGCTCATGCACGAGCTGGTCGGCGACGGAACACTGCCCACCAGCCACTGCACCGACGACGGCGTCGGCCTGGTCTACCGGGGCACCCGCCTGGTCGAGGCAATCGCGGACCGCGAGGGCGTCTCGGCGTACGAGGTCAGCCGGGGCGCGGACGGCAGCGTCCGGGAGGCGGTCATCGCTCCTCGCCTGCTCGGCTGA